Proteins encoded within one genomic window of Pedobacter africanus:
- a CDS encoding 3-oxoacyl-ACP synthase III family protein, translated as MMQRSKIAGIGYYVPKNVYTNNDLSRFMETSDEWIQERTGIKERRFADRLEETTTTMGIEAAKIAIQRAGITNQDVDFIIFATLSPDYYFPGCGVLLQREMGMKEVGALDIRNQCSGFVYALSVADQFIKTGMYKNILVVGSEKHSFAMDFETRSRNVSVIFGDGAGAVVLQPTQKEGQGILSTHLHSDGADAEILAMFYPGAHANKWLKDKPGYPDQELGGLFLTTEQLESGAALPYMDGPAVFKKAVVKFPEVINEALNANNLTAADIDILVPHQANLRISQYVQQLLGLGDDKVFNNIQKYGNTTAASVPIALCEAWEAGKIKEGDLVCLAAFGSGFTWASALIRW; from the coding sequence ATGATGCAGCGTTCAAAGATTGCCGGAATAGGTTATTATGTCCCAAAAAATGTTTACACCAACAATGACCTGTCGCGTTTCATGGAAACCAGCGACGAGTGGATACAGGAGCGTACCGGGATCAAAGAACGCAGGTTTGCAGACAGGCTGGAAGAAACAACCACTACCATGGGCATTGAGGCGGCTAAAATAGCCATACAGCGGGCGGGTATTACCAATCAGGATGTCGACTTCATTATTTTTGCTACGCTGAGCCCCGATTATTACTTTCCGGGCTGCGGGGTATTGCTGCAACGCGAAATGGGCATGAAGGAAGTTGGCGCACTGGACATCCGCAACCAATGTTCGGGCTTTGTCTATGCACTTTCCGTTGCCGATCAGTTCATCAAGACCGGCATGTATAAAAATATACTGGTAGTAGGTAGTGAAAAACATTCGTTTGCCATGGATTTTGAAACACGCAGCCGCAATGTATCTGTCATATTTGGTGATGGTGCCGGGGCGGTGGTATTGCAACCCACGCAAAAAGAAGGACAGGGGATTTTGAGTACCCATTTGCACAGTGACGGAGCGGACGCAGAGATTCTGGCAATGTTTTACCCGGGCGCGCATGCCAATAAATGGCTTAAAGATAAACCCGGTTATCCGGACCAGGAGCTCGGGGGGTTATTTTTAACAACTGAGCAGCTGGAAAGCGGGGCCGCATTGCCTTATATGGATGGGCCTGCAGTATTTAAAAAGGCTGTAGTTAAATTCCCGGAAGTCATCAATGAGGCCTTAAATGCAAATAATCTGACTGCAGCGGATATCGATATACTGGTGCCTCATCAGGCCAATTTGCGCATTAGCCAATATGTGCAGCAATTGCTTGGGCTTGGTGACGACAAAGTGTTCAATAACATTCAGAAATACGGAAATACCACTGCCGCTTCGGTTCCCATTGCACTTTGCGAAGCCTGGGAAGCAGGAAAGATCAAAGAGGGCGACCTGGTTTGCCTGGCCGCTTTTGGTTCCGGCTTTACCTGGGCCAGTGCGCTGATCAGGTGGTAG
- a CDS encoding ATP-dependent Clp protease adaptor ClpS has translation MSTETKEETFTLEEILTSLKTVHRLILWNDDVNTFDHVIHCMMKYLDYSENQAEKIAWEVHNKGKCAVLEGSFTEMEVYRKILQQEGLTVTVD, from the coding sequence ATGTCAACAGAAACAAAAGAAGAAACATTCACATTAGAAGAAATCCTGACTTCCCTGAAAACTGTTCATCGCTTAATCCTCTGGAATGATGATGTGAATACTTTTGACCATGTGATCCATTGCATGATGAAATACCTGGACTACTCCGAAAACCAGGCCGAAAAAATAGCCTGGGAAGTACATAACAAAGGGAAATGTGCCGTTCTGGAAGGCTCTTTTACAGAAATGGAAGTCTATCGTAAAATCCTGCAGCAGGAGGGCTTAACCGTTACTGTCGATTAA
- a CDS encoding thioredoxin family protein, giving the protein MIDYNSIFSEEGLSYAAYRNLIDELLAQHKTTGPDHSEAMLHYTKMNVHRMSRVDKTVALNEDLLNALTSLNGAYRLLVISEGWCGDAAQIVPVFNKIVSAFPEKFKLRFVLRDMNLPLIDAHLTNGGRAIPVLLVLDEAGNVLTKWGPRPNEIQELLMEWKKEETDIMALAEKLHGWYAKDKTTSTQEELALLFSGLKQV; this is encoded by the coding sequence TACAGGAATTTAATTGACGAGCTTTTAGCACAGCATAAAACTACGGGACCCGACCACTCAGAAGCTATGCTGCATTATACCAAAATGAATGTGCACCGCATGAGCCGGGTAGACAAGACTGTAGCCTTGAATGAGGATCTTTTAAATGCATTGACTTCCCTGAACGGAGCGTACCGTTTGCTGGTCATATCTGAAGGATGGTGCGGCGATGCAGCGCAGATTGTACCCGTATTCAATAAGATTGTCAGTGCTTTCCCCGAAAAGTTTAAGCTCAGGTTTGTATTGAGGGACATGAACCTTCCTTTGATAGATGCGCACCTGACCAACGGGGGCAGGGCAATACCTGTACTGCTGGTGCTGGATGAAGCCGGAAATGTATTGACCAAGTGGGGACCCCGACCCAATGAGATCCAGGAGCTGCTGATGGAATGGAAAAAGGAAGAAACAGATATTATGGCGCTGGCAGAAAAACTGCACGGCTGGTATGCCAAAGACAAAACCACCAGCACTCAGGAAGAACTTGCTTTGCTATTTTCAGGATTAAAGCAGGTTTAA